One window of the Peptacetobacter hiranonis genome contains the following:
- a CDS encoding DnaB-like helicase N-terminal domain-containing protein: MKELNAPVIDTKAEQSVLGAFLVENSVTFKAREIKADLFYHAAHKEIFNAMINILNQNKAVDMITLTDELEKRGTLNSIGGVTYLTSLVSIVTTTRNIDTHIQILKEKYLVREIQTQAQELLNNINSKQITEIQSDVDELKSIISKNSSAQSSYVDAADIDDSYEDYKNIPTGFRKLDGVMDGFRYGTLTVLSGKPGAGKSTIINQFLASAIDVGQKAMLYSGELPSKTVMDWFRKCVVSECDIKKYQTMYGAKFNAPSEQARELIREWIRGKLFIYSEDVIANEKNMCGVIEHLWLKHGVRMFVIDNLMTLSMDNQVDKYESQKLLVRDLKNLAKKYGLVIILVAHPKKTKERNIDMFDVSGASEIVNLCDYELFLNRVVDDERGTDETFLTVLKNRVTGKVDCRLKLFFDSDRKRLYHSDEELNRVYKYDLDKLLEQGELDDIAPF, from the coding sequence GTGAAGGAGTTGAATGCTCCAGTAATTGATACTAAAGCAGAGCAATCCGTATTAGGAGCATTCCTAGTAGAAAACTCTGTAACCTTTAAAGCTAGAGAGATAAAAGCTGATTTATTTTATCACGCAGCACACAAAGAAATATTCAATGCGATGATAAATATATTAAATCAAAACAAGGCAGTCGATATGATTACTCTGACAGATGAGCTTGAGAAACGAGGAACACTTAATTCTATAGGAGGAGTTACATATCTTACAAGTTTGGTATCTATAGTGACTACGACTCGGAATATAGATACTCATATCCAGATCTTGAAAGAGAAGTATTTGGTGAGAGAGATACAGACACAAGCTCAGGAGCTATTAAATAATATCAACTCAAAGCAAATAACTGAAATTCAGTCAGATGTTGATGAACTTAAAAGTATTATTTCAAAGAATAGCTCAGCTCAGAGTAGTTATGTTGATGCTGCTGATATTGATGACAGTTATGAGGATTATAAAAATATTCCAACTGGATTTAGAAAATTAGATGGTGTTATGGACGGATTCAGATACGGAACTCTTACAGTTCTATCTGGTAAACCAGGAGCAGGGAAGTCGACAATTATTAACCAGTTTTTAGCTAGTGCAATTGATGTTGGTCAGAAGGCAATGCTTTATTCTGGGGAATTGCCAAGTAAGACTGTTATGGATTGGTTTAGGAAATGTGTAGTTTCAGAATGTGATATTAAAAAATATCAAACTATGTATGGAGCTAAGTTCAATGCTCCATCAGAACAGGCTAGAGAATTAATAAGAGAGTGGATAAGGGGAAAGTTGTTTATTTACTCTGAAGATGTTATCGCAAACGAAAAAAATATGTGTGGTGTGATTGAACATTTATGGCTGAAACATGGAGTAAGAATGTTTGTGATTGATAACTTAATGACTTTGAGTATGGATAATCAAGTTGATAAGTATGAGTCTCAGAAGTTACTTGTTAGAGATTTGAAAAACTTAGCTAAGAAATATGGTTTGGTAATTATTCTGGTAGCTCATCCTAAGAAAACCAAAGAGAGAAATATAGACATGTTTGATGTCAGCGGTGCTAGTGAGATAGTGAATTTGTGTGACTATGAGTTGTTTTTAAATAGAGTAGTCGACGATGAGAGAGGCACCGATGAGACATTTCTAACAGTTTTGAAGAATAGGGTTACTGGTAAGGTCGATTGTAGACTTAAGCTATTCTTTGATTCAGATAGGAAGAGGTTGTATCACTCTGATGAGGAGTTGAATAGAGTTTATAAGTATGATTTGGATAAGCTCCTTGAGCAAGGTGAGTTGGATGATATAGCACCATTTTAG
- a CDS encoding conserved phage C-terminal domain-containing protein — MRVEVLGFKQEELMRQGVSLDEALILRDIEDIINSGKTATYFCEEDGKMYHWIFYNKVLDDIPILNISKERLARIIIHNLCEKPEDFDEKFESCSERTQKDMRQRKYLGLLKSKVVKNTAEGTRSYFTFTDKFYEMREEIFSEEGMTNASEGCDVNVEWARRKRLVRQNENVGRGSDVNVFSDKTKTCSRTRRKRRNKDIYINIYIDIVEYLNKKANKNYKHNSDKTRRFIDARLNEGFTLEDFKKVIDNKCRSWLNDERMNQYLRPETLFGTKFEAYLNEMPISQKKIEKAVESAVESSFSRFTDL, encoded by the coding sequence ATGAGAGTAGAGGTTTTAGGGTTTAAGCAAGAGGAGCTGATGAGGCAAGGTGTTTCTCTGGATGAGGCTCTTATTCTCAGAGATATTGAGGATATTATCAATTCTGGTAAAACTGCGACATACTTCTGTGAAGAAGATGGAAAGATGTATCATTGGATATTCTACAACAAGGTTCTTGATGATATTCCAATACTAAATATTTCAAAAGAAAGATTGGCTAGAATTATAATTCATAATCTATGTGAAAAACCAGAAGATTTTGATGAGAAGTTTGAGTCTTGTTCTGAGAGAACTCAAAAGGATATGCGTCAGAGAAAATATTTAGGACTTTTAAAAAGCAAGGTTGTAAAAAATACTGCAGAAGGTACTAGAAGTTATTTCACTTTTACAGATAAATTTTACGAAATGAGAGAAGAAATTTTTTCAGAAGAGGGTATGACGAATGCGTCAGAAGGGTGCGACGTAAACGTCGAGTGGGCTAGACGTAAACGTCTTGTGCGACAAAACGAAAACGTCGGAAGGGGGTCTGACGTAAACGTCTTCTCCGACAAGACGAAAACGTGCTCTCGGACACGACGTAAACGTCGGAACAAAGATATATATATAAATATATATATAGATATAGTCGAGTACCTTAACAAAAAAGCTAATAAAAACTACAAGCATAATTCTGATAAGACACGTCGCTTTATAGATGCTCGTCTGAATGAAGGATTTACTTTAGAAGATTTTAAAAAGGTAATTGATAATAAGTGTCGGTCATGGTTAAACGATGAAAGGATGAACCAGTACTTAAGACCAGAGACACTTTTCGGTACTAAGTTTGAGGCATACTTAAACGAAATGCCGATTTCTCAAAAGAAAATAGAAAAAGCAGTTGAGTCTGCAGTTGAAAGTTCTTTTAGTAGATTTACAGATTTGTAA
- a CDS encoding phage antirepressor KilAC domain-containing protein: MPAEVIVAPQDRELVSLFNFEDIQAVQNEDMTISISIEDAAEVLGLVKITKSNGKEYRNMRLDRINKYSQEYGFSHKWEKGDYIPESFFYWLAFKVENEHAKNFRKNFSLALRDLRIKTYLDNTQKAESRDILLLEENFKATEEILERIVGRTNSITLRGMAKLISSEGKAISERGLKEILKMWNILLKNGKEPTQYALERGICEYSFYKNNKNPVVLITQRGQLFILKKFFRPHVGKK, translated from the coding sequence ATGCCAGCAGAAGTAATAGTAGCTCCACAAGATAGAGAGCTTGTTAGTCTATTTAATTTTGAAGATATACAGGCAGTACAAAATGAAGATATGACAATATCAATCAGTATTGAAGATGCTGCAGAAGTGTTAGGACTTGTTAAGATAACTAAGTCAAATGGTAAGGAATACAGAAATATGAGACTAGATAGAATAAACAAATATAGTCAAGAATATGGTTTTTCCCACAAGTGGGAAAAAGGTGATTACATACCAGAGAGCTTTTTCTACTGGTTAGCTTTTAAGGTGGAAAATGAACACGCAAAGAATTTTAGGAAGAATTTTTCATTAGCCTTGAGGGATTTAAGGATTAAGACCTATTTGGATAATACACAGAAAGCTGAGAGCAGGGACATTCTTCTTTTGGAAGAAAATTTCAAAGCTACTGAGGAAATTCTTGAGAGAATAGTTGGTCGAACTAATTCGATTACTCTTAGAGGTATGGCAAAGCTTATAAGCAGTGAAGGTAAAGCGATAAGTGAGAGAGGTCTGAAAGAAATTTTGAAGATGTGGAACATTCTTTTGAAGAATGGGAAAGAGCCTACTCAATATGCTCTTGAGAGAGGGATTTGTGAGTATAGCTTTTATAAGAATAATAAAAATCCAGTTGTGCTTATTACTCAGAGAGGACAGTTATTTATTCTTAAGAAATTTTTTAGACCACATGTGGGAAAAAAATAA
- a CDS encoding helix-turn-helix domain-containing protein, whose product MDDLMLLKGQLPKKDWYWGNIRFSGIGFTGKQDNYQLNNNIDDFLEKVNRDPSTEIKHIKYLNDNDGCTDVLITYRYQLSEEELEEANKLKEENFKRRIEYAKRRSEKEDFPNEIAKNLRILRAILDESEYEFAWRTRIEESDIRNVESGKKEITDEMLRAIKKRFPCISIKTFTNGEREDF is encoded by the coding sequence ATGGATGATTTAATGTTGCTAAAAGGACAGCTTCCAAAGAAAGATTGGTATTGGGGAAATATAAGATTTTCCGGTATAGGGTTTACCGGTAAACAAGATAATTATCAATTAAACAATAATATTGATGATTTCCTTGAAAAAGTTAATAGGGATCCTTCTACAGAAATAAAACATATAAAATATTTGAATGATAATGATGGATGTACAGATGTACTTATAACTTATAGATATCAATTGTCAGAAGAAGAATTAGAAGAAGCAAATAAACTAAAAGAAGAAAATTTTAAAAGACGTATAGAGTATGCAAAAAGAAGAAGTGAAAAAGAAGATTTCCCTAATGAAATAGCAAAAAATTTAAGGATATTAAGAGCTATTTTAGATGAAAGTGAATATGAATTTGCTTGGAGAACAAGAATAGAAGAATCTGATATTAGAAATGTAGAAAGTGGAAAAAAGGAAATTACAGATGAGATGTTAAGAGCTATAAAGAAAAGATTTCCATGTATATCAATCAAGACTTTCACTAATGGAGAAAGAGAGGATTTTTAA
- a CDS encoding helix-turn-helix transcriptional regulator — MSKLKKMREEKKLSQKELAKILGITQQAYSRIELGKAKPSLSKAKEIADFFNSTIEEIFFGEKFNY, encoded by the coding sequence TTGTCAAAATTAAAAAAAATGCGTGAAGAAAAAAAGCTTTCTCAAAAAGAACTTGCTAAAATCCTTGGAATAACGCAACAAGCATATAGCAGAATAGAATTAGGTAAAGCAAAACCAAGTTTATCTAAAGCTAAAGAAATAGCGGATTTTTTCAATTCAACAATAGAAGAAATTTTTTTTGGGGAAAAATTCAACTATTAA
- a CDS encoding LexA family protein — MANLQDRLKSLRKENKYTQEDIGKFLNMTTSGYGYYEQGKNKPPLEILQKLASLYSVSLDYLLGNDDVRLKNEIKIDNVVKLPVLGSVRAGTGGWAIEEVIGHEYAFNLCADTSDYYYLKVKGDSMEPRISEGDLALVKKQSDVESGDLAIVLINGDEGVIKKVIKRDDCLELHSFNAYYPVRVFSGQALQDVKIIGKVINTTRHW, encoded by the coding sequence ATGGCTAATTTACAAGATAGATTGAAAAGTTTAAGAAAAGAAAATAAATACACTCAAGAAGATATTGGCAAATTTTTAAATATGACTACTAGTGGATACGGATACTATGAACAAGGTAAAAATAAACCTCCACTTGAAATTCTACAAAAGTTAGCCTCTCTTTATTCTGTTTCACTAGATTATCTACTTGGTAATGATGACGTTAGATTAAAAAATGAAATAAAAATAGATAATGTTGTTAAGCTTCCAGTTTTAGGATCAGTAAGAGCTGGAACTGGTGGATGGGCAATTGAAGAAGTTATCGGTCATGAATATGCTTTTAACCTTTGTGCTGATACATCTGATTATTACTACCTGAAAGTTAAAGGTGACAGTATGGAGCCACGAATATCAGAAGGTGACTTAGCTCTTGTTAAGAAACAATCTGATGTTGAGTCTGGTGACTTAGCAATTGTATTAATAAATGGAGATGAAGGTGTTATCAAAAAAGTTATAAAAAGAGATGATTGTTTAGAGCTACATTCATTCAATGCATATTATCCAGTTAGAGTATTTTCTGGACAAGCTCTTCAAGATGTTAAAATAATTGGTAAAGTAATTAATACAACTAGACATTGGTAA
- a CDS encoding 3'-5' exonuclease, protein MGIFSFFKKARETMREINEEIKKEDAFKEFVFSIGDDLYEVDEKNPYAGTFKEVPLFKMEEPTEEFLKSLARKPDKEVDYWKFIKHSGTTKDPECYIVFDLETTGLEAHKEAITEIAAIKFDYDEPVEYFHTYVNPKKKIREKITDLTGITNEMVASAPPIEYVLPNFLKFIDKYTLISHNVSFDMSFILDPMYNLGYKKPGNKAIDTLALARRFMKDEDTGKRLSSYKLEDLKYQLGLPLDVYDIKSHNALYDTKVAYFLYKNCRELKEEYYKYK, encoded by the coding sequence ATGGGTATATTTAGCTTCTTCAAAAAAGCAAGAGAAACTATGAGAGAAATTAATGAGGAAATAAAGAAAGAGGATGCTTTTAAAGAATTTGTTTTCTCTATTGGTGATGACTTATATGAAGTTGATGAAAAAAATCCTTATGCTGGAACATTTAAAGAAGTTCCTCTATTTAAAATGGAAGAACCGACTGAAGAGTTTTTAAAATCATTAGCTAGAAAGCCAGATAAAGAAGTTGATTATTGGAAATTTATAAAACATAGTGGAACAACTAAAGATCCAGAATGTTATATTGTATTTGATTTAGAAACTACAGGTTTAGAAGCTCATAAAGAAGCTATAACAGAAATAGCTGCTATTAAATTTGATTATGATGAGCCTGTAGAATATTTCCATACATATGTTAATCCAAAGAAAAAAATACGAGAAAAAATAACTGACTTAACTGGTATAACAAATGAGATGGTAGCTTCTGCTCCTCCTATAGAGTATGTACTACCTAATTTCTTAAAGTTTATAGATAAATATACACTTATATCTCATAATGTGTCTTTTGATATGTCTTTTATATTAGACCCTATGTACAATTTAGGATATAAAAAACCTGGTAATAAGGCTATAGATACATTGGCTCTAGCTAGAAGATTTATGAAGGATGAAGATACAGGAAAAAGACTTTCTAGTTATAAACTGGAAGACCTTAAATATCAATTAGGATTACCACTAGATGTTTATGATATAAAATCTCATAATGCTTTATATGATACAAAAGTTGCTTAT